One Papaver somniferum cultivar HN1 chromosome 10, ASM357369v1, whole genome shotgun sequence genomic window carries:
- the LOC113316914 gene encoding polyol transporter 5-like — protein sequence MRNTKNNSVLEVEDKSTEMTEIGVEETREIIQSVAGSVGRRGGMNKYVLGTSLLASTNSLLLGYDIGVMSGAVLFIKDYFKLTNVQVEIMVGSLNVCSIIGSILSGKTSDWIGRRYTIVLAAFTFLIGALLMGLAPSYPFLLAGRVVAGIGVGYSLMVSPVYTAELSPAATRGFLSSLPEVFITVGILVGYVSNYALSGIQPKINWRIMLGIAVFPAFAIGVGVLTMPESPRWLIMKGRIDEARQVLRRTSNGEEEAEFRLQEISKDISGGSDGSGSGSRNWKGQGAWRELLCKPSRPIRRILIAAIGINFFMQASGNDAVIYYTPQVFKAAGIKKKKQLVGVTVIMGIAKSSFVLISAAFLDRFGRRPLLLLGTTGMAISLAGLGVGSMYLAGATTKPVWAIALCVVAVCADVSFFSIGLGPITWVYSSEIFPNRLRAQGTSIAVSVNRLVSGAVSMSFLSISDRISFAGTFFILSGITALGTLFFYLYLPETKGKNLEDIGALFEDKKETTASRDISET from the exons ATGAGAAATACAAAAAACAACTCAGTACTTGAGGTTGAGGATAAAAGCACGGAAATGACGGAAATCGGAGTAGAGGAAACACGAGAGATAATCCAAAGTGTGGCTGGTTCTGTTGGTAGAAGAGGTGGTATGAACAAATATGTGTTGGGAACATCTCTCTTGGCTTCAACCAATTCACTTCTGTTAGGTTATG ATATTGGTGTGATGAGCGGAGCTGTACTTTTTATCAAGGACTATTTCAAGTTAACAAATGTTCAAGTAGAAATCATGGTAGGATCACTCAATGTATGTTCGATAATTGGGTCAATATTATCCGGTAAAACTTCTGATTGGATTGGTAGGCGATACACAATTGTTCTTGCAGCCTTTACTTTCTTGATAGGAGCTCTTCTTATGGGCCTTGCACCTTCATATCCTTTCTTGTTAGCTGGAAGAGTTGTAGCTGGAATTGGTGTAGGTTATTCTCTAATGGTGTCACCTGTTTATACTGCTGAACTTTCACCTGCTGCAACTCGTGGATTTCTATCTTCACTTCCCGAAGTCTTCATCACTGTAGGGATTTTAGTTGGTTACGTATCAAATTATGCTCTCTCAGGAAtacaacctaaaattaattggAGAATTATGCTTGGAATCGcagtttttcctgcatttgcgattGGAGTCGGTGTTTTAACAATGCCCGAGTCACCTCGTTGGTTAataatgaaaggacgaattgaCGAGGCAAGACAGGTTCTTCGGAGAACAtctaatggagaagaagaagctgaatttCGATTACAAGAAATAAGTAAAGATATTTCAGGTGGCTCAGATGGTTCAGGTTCTGGTTCTAGAAATTGGAAAGGTCAAGGTGCTTGGAGAGAATTACTCTGCAAACCTTCTCGGCCTATTCGAAGAATTCTCATTGCTGCAATCGGTATAAACTTTTTCATGCAAGCATCCGGTAACGATGCAGTGATTTATTACACCCCACAGGTATTCAAAGCAGCTGgaattaagaaaaagaaacaattgGTTGGAGTTACAGTAATCATGGGAATTGCCAAGTCAAGTTTTGTATTGATTTCAGCTGCATTTCTAGATAGGTTTGGGAGAAGGCCATTATTGCTGTTGGGAACTACAGGAATGGCCATTTCACTAGCTGGTCTAGGTGTGGGATCTATGTATTTAGCTGGTGCTACTACTAAGCCAGTATGGGCCATAGCATTATGCGTAGTTGCAGTTTGTGCCGATGTTTCGTTCTTTTCAATTGGGCTTGGCCCTATAACTTGGGTTTATTCATCTGAGATATTTCCTAACCGATTACGAGCCCAAGGTACCAGCATTGCGGTATCGGTGAACAGGTTGGTGAGTGGTGCAGTTTCAATGAGTTTTCTTTCAATTTCGGATCGAATTTCTTTCGCCGGAACATTTTTCATCCTTTCGGGTATCACAGCTTTAGGTACTCTTTTCTTTTATCTGTATTTGCCTGAAACCAAGGGGAAGAATTTGGAGGATATTGGGGCACTATTTGAAGATAAAAAAGAAACCACCGCCAGTAGGGATATAAGTGAAACATAG
- the LOC113315917 gene encoding eukaryotic translation initiation factor 3 subunit I-like codes for MKPILMKGHERPLTYLKYNREGDLLFSCSKDSTPTVWFANDGERLGTYIGHHGAVWCCDVSRDSRRLITASADQTAKLWDVQSGTELFSFNFDTPARAVDFALGDKLAVITTDPFMDVRTSSIHVKTISSDPDEQTGDSVLTINGIRGRIKAVWGPLNKTIISAGEDAIVRMWDSETGQLLNESSNETGHHKNITSLSMSEDGSHFLTGSLDKSAILWNTRTLEIIKTYVSKRPINAVAMSPLYDHVVVGGGQEAGVVTTTDHHAGKFEAKFFDKIRGEEIGAVKGHFGPINALAFNPDGRSFSSGGEDGYVRLHHFDQDYFDDTK; via the coding sequence ATGAAGCCAATATTGATGAAAGGCCATGAAAGGCCTTTGACGTATCTCAAGTATAACAGAGAAGGTGATCTTCTCTTTTCATGCTCAAAAGATTCTACACCGACTGTGTGGTTTGCTAATGATGGTGAGCGTCTGGGTACTTACATAGGACACCATGGAGCGGTTTGGTGTTGTGATGTATCAAGAGACTCCAGGCGCCTTATTACAGCAAGTGCCGATCAGACAGCAAAGCTGTGGGATGTTCAATCTGGAACCGAGCTTTTTTCCTTCAATTTTGATACTCCAGCTAGAGCTGTAGATTTCGCACTTGGGGATAAGCTTGCTGTAATCACCACAGATCCTTTCATGGACGTTCGGACTTCGAGCATTCATGTGAAAACCATCTCTAGCGATCCAGATGAACAGACTGGTGATTCTGTGCTTACGATTAATGGTATCCGAGGAAGAATCAAAGCTGTATGGGGACCGTTGAACAAGACTATAATCAGTGCTGGTGAAGACGCAATCGTCCGCATGTGGGATTCGGAGACGGGACAACTGCTCAATGAATCAAGCAATGAAACTGGACATCATAAGAACATTACTTCGCTCTCGATGTCTGAAGATGGATCGCACTTCCTAACCGGTTCTTTAGACAAGTCTGCTATACTTTGGAACACCAGGACGTTGGAAATTATCAAGACTTATGTATCGAAACGTCCAATCAATGCTGTTGCGATGTCTCCACTTTATGACCATGTGGTTGTTGGAGGTGGTCAAGAAGCAGGGGTGGTCACTACAACCGATCATCATGCTGGGAAGTTTGAGGCTAAATTCTTCGACAAGATTCGTGGGGAAGAGATTGGTGCTGTAAAAGGACATTTTGGGCCGATTAATGCGTTGGCGTTTAACCCTGACGGAAGAAGTTTCTCAAGCGGAGGAGAAGATGGTTATGTAAGGTTACATCACTTTGATCAAGATTATTTCGATGACACTAAGTAG
- the LOC113315916 gene encoding receptor-like protein 32 codes for MSQLRVLVLRSNKFYGPWAKTNFTMLRIIDISSNNFSGTLSKEYFSSWKAVMVNQEEVEWIYHDQTLGYKDFEDNYHPDTVTVTSKGLDMDLMKILTVFTSIDLSNNSFEGKIPEVIGNLRLLHVLNFSGNAFTGPIPSTIGNITQLESLDFCQNKLTGEIPSN; via the coding sequence ATGTCGCAGTTGCGTGTTCTAGTGTTGCGGTCCAACAAATTCTATGGTCCCTGGGCAAAAACCAACTTCACAATGTTACGCATTATTGATATATCCTCAAATAATTTTTCAGGCACTCTATCCAAAGAATACTTCTCAAGTTGGAAGGCCGTGATGGTAAACCAAGAAGAAGTAGAATGGATCTACCATGATCAGACATTAGGATATAAGGATTTCGAAGACAACTATCACCCCGACACAGTGACAGTTACAAGCAAAGGACTGGATATGGATCTGATGAAGATTCTTACGGTTTTTACGAGCATTGACTTGTCGAATAATTCATTTGAAGGAAAGATACCAGAAGTCATTGGGAATCTTAGGTTACTTCATGTTCTCAATTTCTCAGGAAATGCTTTTACAGGTCCAATTCCGTCAACTATTGGGAATATCACGCAGCTTGAGTCATTAGACTTCTGTCAGAACAAGCTAACCGGAGaaatcccatcaaattag